One genomic region from Nocardia vinacea encodes:
- a CDS encoding NUDIX hydrolase, protein MEQSVVSVDVVALRFWADDAGVTVGIATREMEPFTGQLALPGVLLGRGERLVAAARRAVHTKLGVPEAAIGAVGQLVTFDQPNRDPRGPTLSIAMWAVVGPHEGPAQWVSFDAVPALAFDHNRIVDAARGLLARLLWKDMVFTRALTGDEFPATRAVELSSSVLGARPDPANLNRILAAISGLERTTERRRVKATGRPAAVWAFTPDE, encoded by the coding sequence GTGGAGCAATCCGTGGTTTCGGTTGATGTGGTGGCATTGCGGTTCTGGGCCGACGATGCCGGGGTGACCGTGGGTATCGCAACGCGGGAGATGGAGCCGTTCACCGGGCAGTTGGCGCTGCCGGGGGTACTGCTCGGGCGGGGGGAGCGGTTGGTCGCGGCGGCGCGGCGGGCGGTGCATACCAAGTTGGGAGTGCCGGAAGCGGCGATCGGGGCAGTCGGGCAGTTGGTGACCTTCGACCAACCCAATCGCGACCCGCGCGGGCCGACGCTGTCCATCGCCATGTGGGCGGTGGTCGGGCCGCATGAGGGGCCCGCGCAATGGGTTTCGTTCGATGCGGTGCCCGCATTGGCCTTCGACCACAATCGCATCGTCGATGCCGCTCGCGGCCTGCTGGCCCGTCTGCTCTGGAAGGATATGGTTTTCACCAGAGCGCTGACCGGCGACGAATTCCCGGCGACCCGCGCGGTCGAACTCAGCTCCTCCGTCCTCGGCGCCCGCCCCGACCCGGCGAACCTGAACCGCATCCTGGCCGCCATCTCCGGCCTGGAACGCACCACCGAACGCCGCCGCGTCAAAGCCACCGGTCGCCCCGCCGCCGTCTGGGCCTTCACCCCCGACGAATAA
- a CDS encoding cutinase family protein, translating into MNYTARISGMLIAFAVAVATAGTAVAEPSDSAGPTTNIAIGTCPALYALGIQGTGESSPDAAPTTDTGMLSTVFMPMLAKADPSLVDRAYVPYESGFGGATAGGTVSYAESVIGGLLRLRSMARDVAARCTETRFAIVGYSQGAHVASMFAQEVGQGHGVIPPEKVAAVALFADPTRNPGAPLFPGSPGKATPDPAPGTSGDGVGSIAALPQEPASGGGIGPERDKAPNFAALTGRVASFCAAGDLACDAPEGAPILKAVASIAGQSKLSGGDPIASLVSISQALAYTSIKTATKVVNEDVQGNSLANLSISPQKSISQRLADAADPRTPLNIPAALQALLKVGMIGLNAVATVVKSVISSANISQLVTAGLADPVSGILLFGTKLLGAIPQLVPPTTGARLVTQAFDAVVQNITDNSELLNVTTWVRYWDTVQRHGVYSTAAVTATGDTPTRFVADWFAAAAHDLADKYGSGAAPIGGSTKSTTGFFGESSGASTPPNSSGTGQFPFGTGADGTSSGGATSTPPTVVPGTVNNTYPFSTN; encoded by the coding sequence ATGAACTACACGGCACGGATCTCGGGAATGCTGATCGCATTCGCCGTTGCTGTGGCGACCGCGGGGACCGCCGTGGCGGAACCGTCCGATTCCGCAGGCCCGACGACCAACATCGCCATCGGTACGTGTCCGGCATTGTACGCCTTGGGAATTCAGGGCACAGGCGAATCGTCACCAGATGCCGCGCCGACCACCGATACCGGCATGCTCTCCACGGTCTTCATGCCGATGTTGGCCAAGGCCGATCCCAGCCTGGTCGACCGCGCCTATGTCCCATACGAATCCGGTTTCGGCGGCGCGACCGCCGGTGGCACGGTGTCGTATGCGGAGTCGGTGATCGGCGGACTGCTCCGGCTGCGCTCGATGGCCCGGGATGTCGCGGCCCGCTGCACCGAGACCCGCTTCGCGATCGTGGGCTATTCGCAAGGCGCGCATGTGGCCTCGATGTTCGCCCAGGAGGTCGGCCAGGGCCATGGCGTGATCCCGCCCGAGAAGGTCGCTGCGGTCGCCTTGTTCGCCGATCCGACCCGCAATCCCGGTGCGCCGCTGTTTCCCGGCTCGCCGGGCAAGGCGACGCCGGACCCCGCGCCGGGCACCTCGGGGGACGGGGTCGGCTCCATCGCGGCACTGCCACAGGAGCCGGCGAGCGGCGGCGGAATCGGGCCGGAACGCGATAAAGCCCCCAATTTCGCCGCGCTCACCGGGCGTGTCGCGAGTTTCTGTGCTGCAGGCGATCTCGCGTGCGATGCACCGGAAGGCGCGCCGATTCTGAAGGCAGTGGCATCTATTGCGGGCCAGTCCAAGTTGAGTGGCGGCGACCCGATCGCGTCATTGGTTTCGATTTCCCAGGCACTGGCGTACACGTCTATCAAGACCGCCACCAAAGTTGTCAATGAAGATGTTCAGGGCAACTCACTCGCGAATTTGTCGATTTCACCACAGAAGTCGATTTCGCAGCGCTTGGCCGATGCCGCCGATCCGCGCACGCCGTTGAATATTCCCGCGGCACTGCAGGCGTTGCTGAAGGTCGGCATGATCGGACTCAACGCGGTCGCGACGGTGGTCAAGTCGGTCATCAGCTCGGCTAATATCAGCCAACTGGTCACCGCGGGTTTGGCCGATCCGGTCTCCGGAATCCTGCTATTCGGCACGAAATTGCTGGGCGCGATTCCGCAGTTGGTGCCGCCGACGACCGGTGCACGATTGGTAACTCAGGCCTTCGACGCGGTGGTGCAGAACATCACCGATAACAGCGAACTGCTCAATGTGACTACCTGGGTGCGCTATTGGGATACCGTGCAGCGCCACGGCGTCTACAGCACGGCGGCGGTCACCGCGACCGGTGATACACCCACCCGATTCGTTGCGGACTGGTTCGCCGCGGCGGCACACGATCTGGCCGATAAATATGGCAGCGGAGCTGCGCCTATCGGTGGCAGCACGAAATCGACCACCGGATTCTTCGGAGAAAGTTCCGGCGCGTCGACCCCGCCGAATTCGTCCGGTACGGGACAATTTCCGTTCGGGACAGGAGCCGATGGCACCTCATCCGGCGGCGCGACGTCGACTCCGCCCACCGTAGTACCCGGCACCGTAAACAACACCTACCCGTTCTCCACGAACTGA
- a CDS encoding alkaline phosphatase family protein yields MSARTVATTSLARRQLFSGAVAVAAVSTILTAGRAQAGPQADKVVLIGLDGTMYRKIEEVRAPNLLRLSAEGTLGRGSIAPHISISGPSWATVLTGVWGSKHGITDNNFDATPFAKYPTVFTRLERHDPTLKTQSIATWDQIATMTASGDPRADVVISTPLVPDDDNESATDAATADSVVTAITKYAPEFLFTHLDQVDRAGHQHGGASSEYRDAVTRIDALVGRIVAAVDARARANPAERWTILVTTDHGHRPKGGHGGQTPDETASFVIARGPNFLAGATSSSFSLVDITPTVLDIFHAPLDPDFDGQSRIRQPVEPFTSR; encoded by the coding sequence ATGAGCGCGCGAACCGTAGCCACCACGTCCCTCGCACGCAGGCAACTCTTCTCCGGAGCCGTTGCCGTCGCGGCCGTTTCGACCATCCTCACCGCCGGACGTGCGCAGGCCGGCCCCCAAGCCGACAAGGTCGTCCTCATCGGACTCGACGGCACGATGTACCGCAAGATCGAGGAGGTGCGGGCGCCGAACCTGTTGCGGCTCAGCGCCGAAGGCACACTCGGCCGCGGCTCCATCGCCCCGCATATCTCCATCTCCGGCCCGTCCTGGGCCACCGTGCTCACCGGCGTCTGGGGCAGCAAACACGGCATCACCGACAACAACTTCGACGCCACCCCGTTCGCGAAATATCCGACGGTCTTCACCCGCCTCGAACGCCACGATCCGACCCTCAAAACCCAGTCCATCGCCACCTGGGATCAGATCGCCACCATGACGGCCAGCGGCGATCCACGCGCCGACGTCGTCATCTCCACCCCGCTCGTCCCCGATGACGACAACGAAAGCGCCACCGACGCCGCCACCGCCGACAGCGTCGTCACCGCCATCACCAAATACGCCCCTGAATTCCTCTTCACCCACCTCGACCAGGTCGACCGAGCCGGCCACCAGCACGGCGGCGCGTCCAGTGAATACCGCGATGCCGTCACCCGCATCGACGCCCTCGTCGGCCGCATAGTCGCCGCCGTGGACGCTCGCGCTCGCGCCAACCCCGCCGAACGCTGGACCATCCTGGTCACCACCGACCACGGCCACCGGCCCAAGGGCGGCCACGGCGGCCAAACCCCCGACGAGACAGCCAGTTTCGTCATCGCCCGCGGCCCGAACTTCCTCGCGGGCGCGACCAGTTCCAGCTTCTCGCTGGTCGATATCACCCCCACCGTGCTGGATATCTTCCACGCCCCGCTCGACCCGGACTTCGACGGACAATCGCGCATCCGCCAGCCCGTTGAACCTTTTACCAGCCGATAG
- a CDS encoding acyl-ACP desaturase, with product MTRTLTQLELLTELEPVAEQNLNRHLSIAKNWHPHDYVPWDQGRNFAEMGGIDWEPAQSQLSELAKAAMVTNLLTEDNLPSYHRLIAESFSQDGAWGTWVGRWTAEENRHGTVMRDYLVVTRGVDPVALEHARLVCMTAGVQHPTGVDDNGFLPGVAYVTFQELATRVSHRNTGRVCNDAVADRMLQRISADENLHMVFYRNLCGAAIDLAPDQALLAISAIIRNFQMPGAGMPNWRRNSVLMAKHGIYDLRQHLEEVITPVLRKWNIFERNDFGARGEQAREELGLFLEQLGKDVLKFEEQRDRALAREAHKRERQEA from the coding sequence GTGACACGTACCTTGACACAGCTGGAGTTGCTGACCGAACTCGAACCCGTTGCCGAACAAAATCTCAACCGCCACCTATCGATAGCCAAGAACTGGCACCCGCACGACTATGTGCCGTGGGACCAAGGCCGCAATTTCGCCGAGATGGGCGGAATCGATTGGGAGCCAGCGCAGTCCCAGTTGAGTGAACTGGCCAAAGCCGCGATGGTCACCAATCTGCTGACCGAGGACAATCTGCCGTCTTATCACCGACTGATCGCCGAATCCTTCTCCCAGGACGGCGCCTGGGGCACCTGGGTAGGGCGGTGGACCGCCGAGGAGAACCGGCACGGGACCGTCATGCGTGACTATCTCGTCGTCACCCGCGGGGTGGACCCGGTGGCGCTGGAACATGCGCGGTTGGTCTGTATGACAGCCGGGGTGCAGCACCCGACCGGGGTGGACGACAACGGATTCCTACCCGGTGTCGCCTACGTGACTTTCCAGGAACTGGCGACCAGGGTCAGCCACCGCAATACCGGCCGGGTCTGCAACGACGCGGTCGCCGACCGGATGCTGCAGCGCATTTCCGCCGACGAGAACCTGCACATGGTCTTCTACCGCAACCTCTGCGGTGCGGCCATCGATCTGGCTCCGGACCAGGCGCTGTTAGCGATCTCCGCGATCATTCGCAACTTCCAGATGCCGGGGGCGGGCATGCCGAACTGGCGTCGCAACAGCGTGCTGATGGCCAAACACGGCATCTACGATCTGCGCCAGCACCTCGAGGAGGTCATCACGCCGGTGCTGCGCAAGTGGAATATCTTCGAGCGCAACGACTTCGGGGCCCGCGGTGAGCAGGCGCGCGAGGAGCTCGGCTTATTCCTCGAGCAGCTCGGCAAGGATGTGCTCAAGTTCGAGGAGCAGCGCGACCGGGCGCTGGCGCGTGAGGCGCACAAGCGCGAGCGGCAAGAGGCCTGA
- a CDS encoding metallophosphoesterase family protein → MSPATPLRIAAVADLHMRDAVAGRFRPDFLRLNADVLLLGGDLTEGGGPHETDLLCAEIAGLAMPVVAVLGNHDHDRRLGYRIAAMLTALGVHVLDGDAITLELRGRQVGIAGVMGGSGGFPDYPGTPDEGSVEHRARMRRGPLDALRLRQALDSLECETRIAVMHFAPIIDTLAGEPPKIYPGLGCHDLGAAVDAGGAVLAIHGHAHGGTEFGRTAGGVPVRNVSYPVLGRTYAVYEV, encoded by the coding sequence ATGTCCCCCGCTACACCCCTTCGGATCGCCGCCGTCGCGGATCTGCATATGCGCGACGCCGTCGCGGGACGTTTCCGCCCGGACTTCCTGCGACTGAACGCCGATGTGCTGCTGCTGGGCGGCGATCTCACCGAGGGCGGTGGGCCGCACGAAACGGATCTGCTGTGCGCCGAGATCGCCGGACTCGCCATGCCGGTGGTCGCGGTGCTCGGCAATCACGATCACGATCGGCGGCTCGGGTACCGCATCGCGGCCATGCTCACCGCACTCGGCGTGCATGTGCTCGACGGCGATGCGATCACGCTCGAACTGCGCGGGCGGCAGGTCGGTATCGCCGGTGTGATGGGTGGCAGCGGTGGATTTCCCGACTACCCGGGCACACCCGACGAGGGCAGCGTTGAGCACCGTGCCCGAATGCGGCGCGGGCCGTTGGACGCACTGCGGCTGCGTCAGGCGCTGGATTCGCTGGAGTGCGAAACTCGAATCGCCGTGATGCATTTCGCGCCGATCATCGACACGCTTGCGGGTGAACCGCCGAAGATCTATCCGGGGTTGGGCTGTCACGATCTAGGTGCCGCCGTGGACGCGGGCGGTGCGGTGCTGGCGATTCATGGACATGCGCACGGAGGCACGGAATTCGGACGCACTGCGGGTGGGGTGCCGGTGCGGAATGTGTCCTATCCGGTGCTCGGACGCACGTACGCGGTTTATGAGGTGTAA
- a CDS encoding adenylosuccinate synthetase, whose protein sequence is MISSHIIVLDLGFGDAGKGATVDWLCSPEAGLDVSAVVRFNGGAQAAHNVIADGRHHTFAQFGSGTFSGVPTLLSRHTLVEPIALASESRQLAALGVRDPLSLLRIDGRALLTTPIHIAANRAREDARGSSRHGSCGRGIGETASYALEYDAPTVSDCLRPDVLYAKLQAMAAHYGPLIAPSTHRYEAIRDLVDMYREFAAAVRIVDGAELVRSAQRGRLIFEGAQGVLLDEWRGFHPHTTWSTVEPRNARALLTEIDTPAYTLGVTRTYMTRHGAGPFPTEDPAMTIPEPHNTTGRYQGHFRRGHLDPILLRYAIEVSGGIDGIALTHLGVPGTGYAATGYATPRGAIDRLEPGRWQDLDHQQDLTALLTTADPILTAVPTDPVLWLERQLGAPIVLTADGPDRRNRIPTRVVAAA, encoded by the coding sequence GTGATTTCGTCGCACATTATCGTGCTCGACCTCGGGTTCGGGGATGCGGGGAAGGGAGCGACCGTCGATTGGCTGTGCTCACCGGAAGCGGGGCTGGACGTATCGGCGGTCGTGCGATTCAACGGCGGTGCGCAGGCCGCGCACAATGTGATCGCCGACGGTCGCCATCACACCTTCGCCCAGTTCGGATCCGGAACCTTTTCCGGTGTGCCGACACTGCTCTCGCGGCACACGCTGGTCGAGCCGATCGCGCTGGCGAGTGAGTCGCGGCAACTGGCGGCACTCGGTGTGCGGGATCCGCTGTCGCTCTTGCGGATCGACGGTCGAGCCTTGCTCACGACCCCGATCCATATCGCCGCCAACCGTGCGCGCGAGGATGCGAGGGGTTCCTCGCGGCACGGTTCCTGCGGTCGCGGCATCGGCGAAACAGCGAGTTACGCACTCGAATACGATGCGCCGACTGTCTCGGACTGCCTGCGCCCCGACGTGCTGTACGCCAAACTGCAGGCGATGGCGGCACACTACGGGCCGCTGATCGCGCCGAGCACGCACCGCTACGAAGCGATTCGCGATCTGGTCGATATGTACCGGGAATTCGCCGCCGCCGTACGGATCGTCGACGGCGCCGAACTCGTTCGCTCAGCGCAACGCGGGCGCCTGATTTTCGAAGGCGCACAAGGCGTTCTCCTCGACGAATGGCGCGGCTTCCACCCGCACACCACCTGGTCCACCGTCGAACCGCGCAACGCCCGCGCCCTGCTCACCGAAATCGACACCCCCGCTTACACACTCGGCGTCACCCGCACCTACATGACCCGCCACGGCGCGGGCCCCTTCCCCACCGAAGACCCCGCCATGACCATCCCCGAACCCCACAACACCACCGGCCGCTACCAGGGCCACTTCCGACGCGGCCACCTCGACCCCATCCTGCTTCGCTACGCCATCGAGGTCTCCGGGGGCATCGACGGCATCGCTCTCACCCACCTCGGCGTACCCGGAACCGGCTACGCCGCAACGGGATACGCGACTCCGCGCGGGGCAATCGACCGCCTCGAACCGGGCCGCTGGCAAGACCTCGACCACCAACAGGACCTCACCGCCCTGCTGACCACGGCCGACCCGATCCTGACTGCGGTGCCAACCGACCCGGTGCTGTGGCTGGAACGTCAACTCGGCGCCCCGATAGTCCTGACCGCAGATGGCCCGGACCGTCGCAACCGGATCCCGACCCGGGTCGTCGCCGCTGCCTAG
- a CDS encoding SCO6880 family protein codes for MTTSDTYERRSYGLWQKPRSAGLFGLRWEETVIGFVVVITALICAMVGGFKWGLIVGGTGVVVMVPLVWRTGGRSGYENGLMMFNWMRSRNRGEHVYRGGRFSRIPGGVTRLPGLLAPSKLYEGIDAGGYSFGMIHLPQFAQYTVVLRAWPQGHEAVDQPVIDRWVSAWGTFLASVGQTSDIVAVVPVIDTVPETGNRLLTEVSTITRPEAPELAQQVMYELATELPQERVQLLPRVAITFKATTAERRKNPAEEAVEIGRRLPGICAAMAEAGVRAQPMSADEVISFIRRSYDPASQADLEVASGEPEGHGLDWADAGPVSHDEKWDHLVHDGGRSVTWEMDAAPEGAVDERVLQRLLAPNPEVPRKRIAIVYRPHSAADAAEIVDDDFKNALVAQQSERGVVSAAATLRVGATQQAREEQARGHGVTRFGALVTITEPLRGDLPRIEAITRDLSTQARLKIRRCYRYQAAAFAASLGCGVILPEHATIPKALAG; via the coding sequence ATGACGACGAGCGATACCTACGAGCGCCGCTCGTACGGGCTGTGGCAGAAGCCGCGCAGCGCAGGCCTTTTCGGTCTGCGCTGGGAAGAGACCGTCATCGGCTTCGTCGTCGTGATCACGGCCCTTATCTGCGCCATGGTCGGCGGCTTCAAATGGGGTCTGATCGTGGGCGGCACCGGTGTTGTCGTGATGGTTCCACTGGTGTGGCGGACGGGGGGCCGCTCTGGATACGAGAACGGATTGATGATGTTCAACTGGATGCGCTCACGCAACCGCGGAGAGCATGTGTATCGCGGCGGCCGGTTCTCGCGGATTCCGGGCGGTGTCACGCGGCTACCCGGTCTGCTCGCGCCGTCCAAGCTCTACGAGGGCATCGATGCGGGCGGCTACAGCTTCGGCATGATCCACCTACCGCAATTCGCCCAGTACACAGTGGTTTTGCGGGCTTGGCCGCAGGGGCACGAGGCGGTGGACCAGCCGGTCATCGATCGCTGGGTCTCGGCCTGGGGTACTTTTCTCGCTTCGGTCGGCCAGACCAGTGACATCGTCGCGGTCGTCCCGGTGATCGATACCGTGCCCGAGACGGGTAACCGGCTGCTGACCGAGGTCTCGACCATCACCCGTCCGGAAGCGCCGGAGCTGGCGCAGCAGGTGATGTACGAACTCGCCACCGAGTTGCCGCAGGAACGGGTGCAGTTGCTGCCGCGCGTTGCGATCACCTTCAAGGCGACCACCGCTGAGCGCCGCAAGAATCCGGCCGAGGAGGCCGTCGAGATCGGGCGCAGGCTCCCCGGAATCTGTGCCGCGATGGCCGAGGCAGGTGTGCGCGCGCAGCCGATGTCGGCTGATGAGGTCATCTCGTTCATACGGCGCAGCTACGACCCTGCCTCGCAGGCCGACCTCGAGGTCGCCTCGGGCGAACCCGAGGGGCATGGACTGGATTGGGCCGATGCCGGACCGGTTTCGCACGACGAGAAGTGGGATCATCTGGTGCACGACGGTGGCCGTTCGGTCACCTGGGAGATGGACGCGGCACCCGAGGGCGCGGTGGACGAGCGAGTGCTGCAACGGCTGCTCGCGCCGAATCCCGAAGTGCCGCGCAAGCGCATCGCCATCGTGTACCGTCCGCATTCGGCCGCCGACGCCGCCGAAATCGTCGACGACGATTTCAAGAACGCGCTGGTGGCCCAGCAGAGTGAACGCGGTGTCGTCTCGGCGGCCGCGACCCTGCGGGTGGGCGCCACCCAGCAGGCCCGTGAGGAACAAGCCCGGGGTCACGGTGTGACCCGCTTCGGTGCGCTGGTGACCATCACCGAGCCCCTGCGCGGTGATCTGCCACGCATCGAAGCCATTACCCGCGACCTGTCCACGCAGGCGCGGTTGAAGATCCGGCGGTGCTACCGCTACCAGGCGGCGGCCTTCGCGGCCTCGCTCGGTTGTGGGGTGATCCTGCCGGAACACGCGACAATTCCGAAAGCCTTGGCGGGGTGA
- a CDS encoding RelA/SpoT family protein — MTQHLGEANVEQSAGAPQSNGAAASDVSTPKPQMSGSAAPARQPGTTAAVPTSASRRVRARLARRMTGQRGIAAVKPVLEPLASVHRELYPKANLTLLQRAFDVADERHAHQFRKSGDPYITHPLAVANILAELGMDTTTLVAALLHDTVEDTGYSLEQLTEDFGAEVAHLVDGVTKLDKVNLGAAAEAETIRKMIIAMARDPRVLVIKVADRLHNMRTMRFLPPEKQAKKAKETLEVIAPLAHRLGMATVKWELEDLAFAILHPKKYDEIVRLVADRAPSRDTYLARVRAEIVNTLAASRINAIVEGRPKHYWSIYQKMIVKGKDFDDIHDLVGIRILCDEVRDCYAAVGVVHSLWQPMAGRFKDYIAQPRYGVYQSLHTTVVGPDGKPLEVQIRTQDMHRTAEFGIAAHWRYKETRGKHSNDSTEVDDMAWMRQLLDWQREAADPAEFLESLRFDLKSPEIFVFTPKGDVITLPQKSTPVDFAYAVHTEVGHRCIGARVNGRLVALERQLENGEVVEVFTSKAQNAGPSRDWQNFVVSPRAKAKIRQWFAKERREEALESGKEQISKEVRRVGLPLQRLMSVDAMTAVAHELHYTDISTLYTAVGEHQVSAHHVVQRLMAQLGGIGDVENELAERSTPSTTPSRQRVTGDAGVLIPGASGTVAKLAKCCTPVPGDEIMGFVTRGGAVSVHRTDCTNAGSLREQAERIIDVEWAPSPSSVFLVAIQIEALDRTRLLSDVTKVLADEKVNILSASVATHGDRVAISKFTFEMGDPKHLGHLLNVVRNVEGVYDVYRVTSAT, encoded by the coding sequence ATGACTCAGCATCTGGGCGAGGCGAATGTCGAGCAATCGGCAGGTGCCCCGCAGTCGAATGGTGCGGCCGCCTCGGATGTGAGCACGCCGAAACCGCAGATGAGCGGCAGTGCCGCACCGGCGCGGCAGCCCGGGACCACGGCAGCGGTCCCGACCTCCGCCTCGCGGCGGGTGCGCGCCCGCCTGGCCCGGCGCATGACCGGCCAGCGCGGTATAGCGGCGGTCAAACCGGTGCTCGAACCATTGGCGAGCGTGCACCGCGAGCTGTATCCAAAGGCGAATCTCACGCTGCTGCAGCGCGCTTTCGACGTCGCCGACGAGCGCCACGCCCACCAGTTCCGCAAGTCCGGTGATCCCTACATCACCCACCCGCTCGCGGTCGCCAATATCCTCGCCGAACTCGGCATGGACACCACCACGCTGGTCGCGGCGCTGTTGCACGACACCGTGGAGGACACCGGCTACTCGCTCGAGCAGCTGACCGAGGACTTCGGCGCCGAGGTCGCGCATCTGGTCGACGGTGTCACCAAACTCGACAAGGTCAACCTGGGTGCCGCCGCCGAGGCCGAGACCATCCGCAAGATGATCATCGCGATGGCGCGCGACCCGCGCGTTTTGGTGATCAAGGTGGCCGACCGCCTGCACAACATGCGCACCATGCGCTTCCTGCCGCCGGAGAAGCAGGCGAAGAAGGCCAAGGAGACTCTCGAGGTGATCGCGCCGCTGGCGCACCGCCTCGGTATGGCCACGGTCAAATGGGAGCTCGAGGACCTCGCGTTCGCGATTCTGCACCCGAAGAAGTACGACGAGATCGTGCGCCTGGTCGCCGACCGGGCGCCGTCGCGCGATACCTACCTGGCGCGGGTGCGCGCGGAAATCGTGAATACGCTTGCGGCATCGCGGATCAACGCGATCGTCGAGGGGCGACCCAAGCACTACTGGTCGATCTACCAGAAGATGATCGTCAAGGGTAAGGACTTCGACGATATCCACGACCTGGTCGGCATCCGCATCCTGTGCGACGAGGTGCGCGACTGCTATGCGGCGGTCGGTGTCGTGCATTCGCTGTGGCAGCCGATGGCGGGCCGGTTCAAGGACTACATCGCCCAGCCGCGCTATGGCGTCTACCAGTCGCTGCACACCACGGTCGTCGGCCCCGACGGTAAGCCGCTGGAAGTGCAGATCCGCACCCAGGACATGCACCGCACCGCCGAATTCGGCATCGCCGCGCACTGGCGCTACAAGGAGACCCGCGGCAAGCATTCCAACGACTCCACCGAAGTCGACGATATGGCGTGGATGCGTCAACTGCTCGACTGGCAGCGCGAGGCCGCCGACCCGGCCGAATTCCTGGAGTCGCTGCGCTTCGACCTGAAGTCACCGGAGATCTTCGTGTTCACCCCGAAAGGCGATGTGATCACGTTGCCGCAGAAGTCGACTCCGGTCGATTTCGCGTACGCCGTGCATACCGAGGTCGGGCACCGCTGCATCGGCGCGCGGGTCAACGGCCGGCTGGTCGCACTGGAACGTCAGCTCGAAAACGGTGAGGTCGTCGAGGTATTCACCTCGAAGGCGCAGAACGCAGGACCCAGCCGCGACTGGCAGAACTTCGTGGTCTCCCCGCGCGCCAAGGCCAAGATCCGGCAGTGGTTCGCCAAGGAACGCCGCGAAGAGGCCCTGGAAAGCGGTAAGGAGCAGATCTCCAAGGAGGTCCGCCGCGTAGGGCTGCCGCTGCAGCGGTTGATGAGCGTGGACGCGATGACCGCCGTCGCGCACGAACTGCACTACACCGACATCTCCACCCTCTACACCGCCGTCGGTGAGCACCAGGTGTCCGCGCACCACGTCGTGCAGCGGTTGATGGCGCAACTCGGTGGCATCGGTGATGTCGAGAACGAGCTCGCCGAGCGCTCGACCCCGTCGACGACGCCGAGCCGACAGCGCGTGACCGGTGACGCGGGAGTGCTGATCCCCGGCGCGTCGGGCACGGTGGCGAAGCTGGCCAAGTGCTGCACCCCCGTCCCCGGTGACGAGATCATGGGCTTCGTGACCCGGGGTGGCGCGGTGAGCGTGCACCGTACCGACTGCACCAACGCAGGTTCCCTGCGCGAACAGGCCGAGCGCATCATCGACGTGGAGTGGGCGCCCTCGCCGTCCTCGGTCTTCCTGGTCGCCATCCAGATCGAGGCACTCGACCGCACCCGACTGCTGTCGGATGTGACCAAGGTGCTCGCCGATGAGAAGGTGAATATCCTGTCCGCCTCGGTCGCCACGCACGGCGACCGGGTTGCGATCAGCAAGTTCACCTTCGAGATGGGCGATCCGAAACACCTCGGTCACTTGCTGAATGTGGTGCGCAATGTGGAGGGCGTCTACGACGTCTACCGGGTGACCTCGGCCACCTAG
- a CDS encoding YnfA family protein, producing the protein MTIARSLLLFAIAALAEIGGAWLVWQGWREHRGLLWIAAGVLALGAYGFVATFQPDPNFGRILAAYGGVFVAGSLAWGMIVDKFHPDRWDYLGAVLCLLGVAVIMYAPRD; encoded by the coding sequence ATGACGATCGCTCGGTCGCTGCTACTGTTCGCCATTGCCGCACTCGCCGAGATCGGCGGCGCCTGGCTGGTCTGGCAGGGCTGGCGTGAACATCGCGGGCTGCTCTGGATCGCGGCAGGCGTACTCGCACTCGGTGCCTACGGCTTCGTCGCCACCTTCCAACCGGACCCGAACTTCGGCCGCATCCTGGCCGCCTACGGTGGCGTTTTCGTGGCCGGCTCCCTCGCCTGGGGCATGATCGTCGACAAATTCCACCCCGACCGCTGGGACTACCTCGGCGCCGTCCTCTGCCTCCTCGGCGTGGCCGTCATCATGTACGCCCCACGCGACTGA